TGCTGCATCCGGTGAGCGCTCCTGTCAGGGCGAGGGTGAGTGCCAGCAGCGGGATTGAGGCGCGTAGACGTGACATCGCGTGCCTTCCTTGAAAGACCGTGGGGGCCGAGGAGGTACGTCGAGTTCCTCAGCGCGTCTGGGGCGCTGGTCATGCGATGCACCAATCGTCCCTTCCATCGAGGGCGGATGCGAGAACTCGACGCCCCGAGATGGCCGGTGGTTTTCCCCGTAAAAACAGGGGGTTCACCGTCGCGAGATGGTGCCGGTGGTACCTGGTAGCTCGAGGGTGTCGTGTTTCGCGGCGGACGCCCCATGGTGGCATGAGGGGCCCAGTGGAGTGGTGTTTCTGAAGGATCTGGAGACCGAGGTCTCAGGACGCTCTGCGCGAAAGTTCACCGCGTGTCCGTTTGACCTGTATGTTCGTGGAGTGTTGCGCCTGTCTAAAGTGTTTAGGTGCGTCGTAAAGTAGAACTACGGCATGACGTACATAGCGGCGGGGTCGCCCCTAAACATCCCGGCCCCGCCGCCCCGAAACACACAACCGCCGTAACGCACACACCAAAGAGGCGATAGCGAAGGGAAAACACACATGCGGCGGCACCAGAGCAGAACACCCACGAGAAAAACACCCCGATGGGTTCTCGCCGCCGCTGCCGCGACCAGCGCCGCTATGCTCCTAGCCGCCTGCACCGGTACCCCTGAGGCATCTACCAACGGCAGCTCCACCAAAAAACCCGTCGTCCTGACCACATTCACCGTGCTAGCCGATATCGCCCGCAACATCGCCGGGGACCACCTCGACGTACGCTCCATCACCAAACCTGGCGCCGAAATCCACGGCTACGAACCCACCCCAGGTGACATCGCCAAAGCCTCCGACGCCGACCTCATCCTCGATAACGGCCTCAATCTCGAACAGTGGTTCACCAAATTCGTCTCCACTGTGAAAACACCCCACGCTGTGGTCTCTGCAGGCATTACCCCGATCAACATCACCGAAGACGCCTACGCCGGAAAACCCAACCCCCATGCCTGGATGAGCCCCAGTGCTGCAGAAACCTACGTCGACAACATGGTCGCCGCCTTCAGCAAACTCGACCCCGCCCATGCCAACGACTACCGCGCCAACGCCAACACCTACAAAGCTGAACTTCACAAAGTCCGCACCGACCTGACCACCACCTTGAAAAGCCTGCCCGAAAACCAACGCGCCCTGGTCACCTGCGAAGGAGCGTTTTCCTACCTCGCCAAAGATGCCGGCTTGACCGAAAAATACATCTGGCCCGTCAACGCCGAACAACAAGCCACCCCCCAACAAATCACCTCCGTCATCGACTTCGTCCGCAACAACAAAATCCCCGCAGTGTTCTGCGAATCCACCGTCTCGGACAAACCCATGAAACAAGTCGTCGAAGCAACCGGAACCACCTTCGGCGGCACCCTCTATGTTGACTCCCTCTCCGCCGCTGACGGCCCTGTGCCCACCTACCTCGACCTCATCCGCCACGACGCGAAAACCATCGCTGATGCCCTCACCGGAAAAACGTAATGACCCCCGCCGTTGACGTCACCAACATTCACGTCCGCTACGGCGACATCACCGCCCTGACCGGCGCGACCCTGCACGTCATGCCCGGACGGATCTGCGGGCTCATCGGAATGAACGGGTCAGGCAAATCCACACTCTTCAAAACCATCATGGGAATCACCCCCCACCACGAGGGAACCATCAGCATCAACGGCTCCGACAGCGCCACCGCCCGCCGTAACGGCCTGATCGGATACGTCCCCCAAAACGAAGATGTTGATTGGACCTTCCCTATCAGCGTCCGCGACGTCGTCATGATGGGACGCTACGGGCACCAAGGATTCACCCGACGGCCCCGCCCCGCCGATCACGCCGCCGTCGATGACGCCCTTGCCCGCGTCGACCTCACTGACCTCGCCCACCGTCAAATCGGCAACCTCTCCGGCGGGCAACGCAAACGAGCGTTCGTAGCGCGTGGAATCGCACAAGAAGCACGCATCCTTCTGCTCGATGAACCCTTCGCCGGTGTTGACAAACGTTCCGAAACAACAATCGTGAACCTCCTCAAAAACCTCGCCAGCAGCGGCGTGGCCGTCATCGTCTCCACCCACGACCTACACGCCCTACCCGCCCTGGCTGACGAAGCCGCCCTACTGCTGCGCCGCACCCTCTTCCACGGCCCCGTCACCGAAGCGCTCCGGCCAGAAAACCTCACCCGCGCATTCGGTCTAGACACCCTCCAAGAACAGTGGTGAACCCTGTGCTCAACCTCCTCCTTGAACCCCTCCACTATGAATTTCTCACCCGCGCGCTGGCAGCCACCACAATCGCTGCAGCGGTAAGTGGGTTTCTTTCCTGCTGGCTTGTCCTTATTGGCTGGTCGCTTATGGGAGATGCGGTATCGCACGCCGTGCTACCGGGGGTGGTGCTGGCCTACATCCTTGGCATCCCGTTCGCGGTCGGAGCGTTGGTGTTTGGGGTGTTAGCGGTAGCGCTGATTGGGGCGGTGCGCACTGGTAGCAGAGTCAAAGAAGATGCCGCTATCGGGATTGTGTTCACCACGTTGTTCGCTGCGGGGCTGGTGTTGATCTCGGTAACCCCTAGCCACATGGACTTGCAGCACGTCGTCTTCGGGAACATCCTCGGCGTGGGCAACACAGATCTCATCCAGATCGGACTGCTGGCGGCAGTGGCGTCGACTGTCCTGGTGCTCAAACGACGTGACCTGATGCTGTTCGCGTTTGACCCGGTGCACGCCCAAGCGATCGGCCTGCGTCCACGCGTCCTGTCGGGGATTCTGCTCACCCTGCTCGCATTCACGGCCGTGGTGGCGTTGCAGGTAGTGGGCGTGATTCTTGTGGTGGCGATGCTGGTCATCCCTGGTGCGACTGCCTATCTACTCACAGACAGGTTCGAGCGGATGCTGCTGCTCGCCCCAGCCACATCGGTGGCGTGCTCAGTGGTCGGGATTTACGCCAGCTTCTGGCTAGATGTTTCCTCCGGCGGCATCATCGTTGTGCTGCAAGGCTGCCTATTCGCTGTGGTGATGCTGTTGGCGCCGCGGCACGGCGTGATACCGCGCTGGCTGGCCAGAGGCAGAGCCGCTCATGCAGGTGCTGAGGCCGCCTGCACCCAGACTGCGTCAGTTGCAGTAGCGCCGAGCACTAACGGATCCACGCCATCATCAACGAAAACATTCACCGACCCCGAAAACGCAGCGCCCGGCACGTAACGCAACACGGTCCCTACCCCGATACCGTGCCCGGCGAAAAACTGCAGCAGCTGCGGATCTTTGTCACAGATCCGCACAACACACAGATCTGTGGCTACTGGCGCCTGGGTTAAAACGATGGCGTCAAGGTGGGCCACGGCACCATCAGAACTCGGGATGGGGTCGCCGTGCGGGTCACGGGTGGGATTTCCCAGATGCGTAGCAACGCGCTCTACCAGAAGGTCCGACACTGCATGCTCAAGGGCTTCCGCCTCATCATGCACCTCATCCCACTGGTATCCGAGAGTCTGAACCAAAAACGTTTCGAGTAGGCGATGGCGGCGCACCATCGCCACCGCATGCGCACGTCCCGTGGGAGTGAGTGTCACTTCACCGTAGGGAGCGTGCTCAACAAGCCCTTGGGCAGTGAGCTTGCGCACCGCATCAGAAGCGCTGGAGAGTTTCACGCCCACGCGCGAGGCTAACGCTGAGGTGGTGACAGGAGTATTTGACCATTCCTGCAGACCCCAGATGGCTTTGAGGTAGGTCTGTGAACTCGTCGACAGGGCGGAGACCGACATGCTGGCAGATTATCGGACCAGCAACAGCCGGAGTGAACTGCTAGCCAGCGGAGATGAACGGCCCATGTTCGCCCTCACTGAGCGGGCGCGATCAGTTGAGATATTTTCATATTCCAATATGAATAGAATTAGCGCTAGTTGATAAAAAGCTAAAATCGGAAAAGTTGAGAAGCTGTAAATCAGTTCGACTTATTAGGTGAAATATTTAATTCACGTAATTTACATGGTGAAAAGAATCTGAGATAGCTGCTTCATCAGCCGAGGGGTCAGCGCACAGCGCCAGATACCTTGAAGGTTAAAATCAAACGAAAGCTCTACTTTCTGTATTTTTTCCTTCCACAAAAGGGTTTCGTCGGGTACCTTCACCTGGTCACCTCTTGGTGACACCGCACGTACAACACGGCCACACCCGCCCACCCCAGAGCATCCGGCGGGTTCGTCACTCACGCGCGGTCCACGATCCCCATAGGCGAGGGTCGGCGGCAGCACCCCAGTGCACCCGTACCCCCGCCCATGGGCAGAGCACGCGGAGGTACCCATATGACCCAGTCCATTGACGTCTCGACAAACCACGTCGGTGAGCGCACGGACGCGCACCTGGCAGCGGCAGAAGCCGCCATCACACCGAATTACGCCCCTCTGCCAGTTGTGCTTGCCAGCGGAGAAGGCGCGTGGGTGACAGATGTAGATGGACGCCGCTACCTCGACGCGTTGGCAGGATACTCAGCCCTCAACTTCGGACACCGACACCCCGGACTGACCGCAGTCGCACACGAACAGCTAGACACACTGACACTCACCAGCCGCGCCTTCCACTCCGACCGCCTCGCAGACTTCTGCACCGAACTGGCAGCACTATGCGGCAAAGAAATGGTCCTGCCGATGAACACCGGCGCCGAAGCCGTCGAAAGCGGCATCAAAGTGGCCCGCCGCTGGGGATCACTGCGTAAAGGCGTCACACCCGAACGCTCAAAAATCATCGTCATGGACGGCAACTTCCACGGCCGCACCACCACCATCGTCGGATTCTCCACAGACCCCGACGCACGCGAACACTTCGGCCCCTTCACCCCCGGATTCGAAGTAGTTCCCTACGGAGACGCCGCCGCCCTCGAAGCCGCGATCGATGAACACACCGTGGCCGTACTCGCAGAACCAATCCAAGGCGAAGGCGGCGTGATCATCCCGCCCGCCGACTTCCTACCCACCGTGCGTCGTCTATGCACCGAACATCAAGTCCTGATGATCGCCGACGAAATCCAGTCAGGCCTGGGCCGCACCGGACGCCTATTCGCATGCGACCACGTAGGCGTAGTACCCGACATGTACCTGCTGGGCAAAGCACTCGGCGGTGGAATCCTGCCCGTCTCAGCAGTCGTAGCCGACCGAGACGTCCTAGGTGTGCTCACCCCCGGATCGCACGGATCAACCTTCGGCGGAAACCCATTCTCAGCAGCAGTAGGACTAGCCGTCGTGCGCCTACTAGCAACCGGCGAATTCCAAAACCGCGCCAGCGAACTAGAACCAGTCATGCGCGAAGGACTCGACAAACTCGTCGGCCACGGCGTAGAAAGCTACCGGCTCGTGGGCCTATGGGCCGGAGTAGACATCGACCCAGCCCTCATGACCGGTAAACAAGCCGCCAAACGCATGGCTCAAGAAGGCGTACTCGTCAAAGAAACCCACGGATCCACCATCCGTTTGGCCCCACCGCTGGTTGTCACCGCTGACGAAGTACGACTCATCACCGACACCCTGCAGAAAGTTCTCACCGACGCAGCAGCTGCCTCCAAGTAAGAACTAACCCCACAGCGAGGGCGGACCACCTCACTTCGCGGCGGCCGCCCTCGCTGGCCGGTGATCGAAAGTCCACGCCGGATCAGTACACAAACGCGCCAACCCCAACCCCGCACCGATAGAAATCAACAACAGCGCCACATGCGCTGTCTCACTCACACACTCGCTCATCGCACCGGCATTCAAGTGGTAAAGAGCCCGGTACATCAACGTCCCCGGAACCATGATGATCGCCGCCGGCACCGAAACCGTGATCCGCGGCACCTGCCCCAACTTGGCGGCCACCGCAGCCAACAAACCAATCACCAACCCAGCGGTGAAACACGCCGTCTGCGCTGGCACCGCGAAAAATACCAACGCCATCCGCGTCAGATTCGCTGCCGCACCAATCGCCCCAGCAAGAAACACGATACGTAACCGCGCATCGAACAACATCGCGAACGCAGCCACCCCAACAAAACCACCCACCCCCCACAACAACACACTGGCCACCAACCCCAGCTCATGCGGAGTTGGCACCGCCGGAGCCACACCCGTGATCGAAGCAAGAAACCACACCACACCCCCTGAAGTGACCACCACCGTCCCGGCGTACAACAACCGCCCCGCCCCGGCCAAAAGATCCTGATGAGCCAAATCAAGCAGCCCCGTGTACAGCGGAAAACCAGGAACCAGGTACAGCACAGCAGTCACCAACCCAGCCCCAGGCGTAATCCCCTC
This region of Dermatophilus congolensis genomic DNA includes:
- a CDS encoding metal ABC transporter substrate-binding protein, with translation MRRHQSRTPTRKTPRWVLAAAAATSAAMLLAACTGTPEASTNGSSTKKPVVLTTFTVLADIARNIAGDHLDVRSITKPGAEIHGYEPTPGDIAKASDADLILDNGLNLEQWFTKFVSTVKTPHAVVSAGITPINITEDAYAGKPNPHAWMSPSAAETYVDNMVAAFSKLDPAHANDYRANANTYKAELHKVRTDLTTTLKSLPENQRALVTCEGAFSYLAKDAGLTEKYIWPVNAEQQATPQQITSVIDFVRNNKIPAVFCESTVSDKPMKQVVEATGTTFGGTLYVDSLSAADGPVPTYLDLIRHDAKTIADALTGKT
- a CDS encoding metal ABC transporter ATP-binding protein encodes the protein MTPAVDVTNIHVRYGDITALTGATLHVMPGRICGLIGMNGSGKSTLFKTIMGITPHHEGTISINGSDSATARRNGLIGYVPQNEDVDWTFPISVRDVVMMGRYGHQGFTRRPRPADHAAVDDALARVDLTDLAHRQIGNLSGGQRKRAFVARGIAQEARILLLDEPFAGVDKRSETTIVNLLKNLASSGVAVIVSTHDLHALPALADEAALLLRRTLFHGPVTEALRPENLTRAFGLDTLQEQW
- a CDS encoding metal ABC transporter permease — protein: MNPVLNLLLEPLHYEFLTRALAATTIAAAVSGFLSCWLVLIGWSLMGDAVSHAVLPGVVLAYILGIPFAVGALVFGVLAVALIGAVRTGSRVKEDAAIGIVFTTLFAAGLVLISVTPSHMDLQHVVFGNILGVGNTDLIQIGLLAAVASTVLVLKRRDLMLFAFDPVHAQAIGLRPRVLSGILLTLLAFTAVVALQVVGVILVVAMLVIPGATAYLLTDRFERMLLLAPATSVACSVVGIYASFWLDVSSGGIIVVLQGCLFAVVMLLAPRHGVIPRWLARGRAAHAGAEAACTQTASVAVAPSTNGSTPSSTKTFTDPENAAPGT
- the rocD gene encoding ornithine--oxo-acid transaminase; its protein translation is MTQSIDVSTNHVGERTDAHLAAAEAAITPNYAPLPVVLASGEGAWVTDVDGRRYLDALAGYSALNFGHRHPGLTAVAHEQLDTLTLTSRAFHSDRLADFCTELAALCGKEMVLPMNTGAEAVESGIKVARRWGSLRKGVTPERSKIIVMDGNFHGRTTTIVGFSTDPDAREHFGPFTPGFEVVPYGDAAALEAAIDEHTVAVLAEPIQGEGGVIIPPADFLPTVRRLCTEHQVLMIADEIQSGLGRTGRLFACDHVGVVPDMYLLGKALGGGILPVSAVVADRDVLGVLTPGSHGSTFGGNPFSAAVGLAVVRLLATGEFQNRASELEPVMREGLDKLVGHGVESYRLVGLWAGVDIDPALMTGKQAAKRMAQEGVLVKETHGSTIRLAPPLVVTADEVRLITDTLQKVLTDAAAASK
- a CDS encoding threonine/serine exporter family protein, whose protein sequence is MVRREVFSVGEPVSAAHALGEDVRVVLRLGSHLAAAGTGSYRVRQAMRQVAAALGIEHLDASITTTFIALTARRGEEFRTVVREISSVGVDAGRIAGLERVAAQVRPGVTAAEVDARITAVQRGVRRWGVFPRSAAAGVGCAAFALLNGFGVWDAVAVVGSAALGQAVRMLLTRRHVAPLGVVGACSAVSCLVFLAVATGLTALTGVEGITPGAGLVTAVLYLVPGFPLYTGLLDLAHQDLLAGAGRLLYAGTVVVTSGGVVWFLASITGVAPAVPTPHELGLVASVLLWGVGGFVGVAAFAMLFDARLRIVFLAGAIGAAANLTRMALVFFAVPAQTACFTAGLVIGLLAAVAAKLGQVPRITVSVPAAIIMVPGTLMYRALYHLNAGAMSECVSETAHVALLLISIGAGLGLARLCTDPAWTFDHRPARAAAAK